The following are encoded in a window of Heliangelus exortis chromosome 9, bHelExo1.hap1, whole genome shotgun sequence genomic DNA:
- the CHST2 gene encoding carbohydrate sulfotransferase 2: MKVCRRKALALCLGYALLLLLAALNLLEYKWRREPRRCGEPPAVLHHRPPPPPPPPPPAGSRGPAGARRQLVYVFTTWRSGSSFFGELFNQNPEVFFLYEPVWHVWQKLYPGDAVSLQGAARDMLSSLYRCDLSVFQLYSTAGAGKNLTTLGIFGAATNKVICSSPLCPAYRKEVVGMVDDRVCKKCPPQRLSRFQEECHKYRTLVIKGVRVFDLAILAPLMRDPTLDLKVIHLVRDPRAVASSRIKSRHGLIRESLQVVRSRDPRIHRMPFLDAGHKLGGKKEGGGGSDYHALGAMEVICSSMAKTLQTALHPPDWLQGNYMAVRYEDLVVEPIKTLRQVYGFVNLSVSPEMEKFTLNMTSGPSYSSKPFVVSARNATLALSAWRTALSYQQIKQVEEYCHQPMALLGYERVSSPEEVKDLSRTLLRKPQL, translated from the coding sequence ATGAAAGTGTGCCGGCGGAAGGCGCTGGCGCTGTGCCTGGGCTACGCgctcctgctgctcctcgcCGCTCTTAACCTACTGGAGTACAAGTGGCGGAGGGAGCCGCGGCGCTGCGGGGAGCCCCCGGCCGTTCTCCACCACCgtcccccgccgccgccgccgccaccgccgccggCCGGGAGCCGCGGTCCGGCGGGCGCCCGGCGGCAGTTGGTTTATGTCTTCACTACCTGGCGCTCTGGCTCGTCCTTCTTCGGGGAGCTCTTCAACCAGAACCCCGAGGTCTTCTTCCTCTACGAGCCGGTGTGGCACGTCTGGCAGAAGCTGTACCCCGGGGACGCCGTCTCGCTGCAAGGGGCGGCCCGCGACATGCTGAGCTCCCTGTACCGCTGCGACCTCTCAGTCTTCCAGCTCTACAGCACGGCGGGCGCCGGCAAGAATCTCACCACGCTGGGCATCTTTGGAGCAGCCACCAACAAGGTCATCTGCTCCTCGCCTCTCTGCCCGGCATACCGCAAGGAGGTGGTGGGCATGGTGGACGACCGAGTGTGCAAGAAATGTCCCCCGCAGCGCCTCAGCCGCTTCCAGGAGGAGTGCCATAAGTATCGCACGCTGGTCATCAAGGGCGTCCGCGTCTTCGACCTGGCCATCCTCGCCCCGCTCATGCGGGACCCGACTCTGGACCTCAAAGTCATCCATCTAGTGCGGGACCCTCGGGCCGTTGCCAGCTCCCGCATCAAGTCCCGGCACGGCCTCATCCGGGAGAGCCTGCAggtggtgaggagcagggaccCTCGCATCCATCGCATGCCCTTCCTTGATGCTGGACAcaagctgggaggaaagaaggagggggggggtggctCAGACTATCATGCCCTGGGTGCCATGGAGGTCATCTGCAGCAGCATGGCCAAGACCCTACAGACCGCCTTGCACCCCCCTGACTGGTTGCAGGGCAACTACATGGCTGTCCGCTATGAGGACCTGGTGGTGGAACCCATCAAGACTCTGCGGCAAGTATATGGCTTTGTCAACCTGTCTGTCAGCCCAGAGATGGAGAAGTTCACCCTGAACATGACCAGTGGCCCCAGCTACTCCTCCAAGCCCTTTGTGGTGTCTGCCAGGAATGCcaccctggcactgagtgcctGGAGGACTGCGCTCAGCTACCAGCAGATCAAGCAGGTTGAGGAATATTGCCACCAGCCCATGGCCCTGCTGGGCTACGAGAGGGTCAGCAGCCCAGAAGAGGTGAAGGACCTCAGCAGAACCTTGCTCAGGAAGCCACAGCTGTGa